One genomic window of Choloepus didactylus isolate mChoDid1 chromosome 27, mChoDid1.pri, whole genome shotgun sequence includes the following:
- the LOC119521237 gene encoding uncharacterized protein C19orf85-like encodes MHPGVPAAPGVSEPGPRELCAFVSGAAAHMLRALRPPRRRPPKRRPNHRRFLHNQLCRQFAKIEAATRRLALSVLSQEAPPRRRAPRRPPTPPPSPFLGVARAAAPEEAPHAGPGLSLAALDASALDLFDDIALTPECPSVTADPASRPLTPDPSRGPHCQDPLPPTQQALGGGGELVAPDWGWVGGREGPWDWYSQGVPEGWGACSP; translated from the exons atGCACCCCGGGGTCCCCGCAGCCCCGGGGGTCTCCGAGCCTGGCCCCCGGGAGCTGTGCGCCTTCGTGAGCGGGGCGGCTGCCCACATGCTGCGGGCGCTGCGGCCCCCCAGGAGGAGGCCCCCCAAGAGGAGGCCCAACCACAGGCGGTTCCTGCACAACCAGCTCTGCAG ACAGTTCGCCAAGATCGAGGCCGCGACGCGGCGCCTGGCCCTGTCCGTCCTGTCCCAGGAGGCGCCTCCCCGGAGACGCGCCCCGCGCAGGCCGCCCACGCCGCCGCCGTCCCCCTTCCTGGGCGTGGCCCGCGCCGCGGCCCCCGAGGAGGCGCCCCACGCCGGCCCCGGCCTGAGCCTCGCGGCACTGGACGCCTCCGCCCTCGACCTCTTCGATGACATCGCCCTCACCCCAGAGTGTCCCTCCGTGACAGCTGACCCCGCCTCACGACCTCTGACCCCTGACCCGAGTCGCGGCCCGCACTGCCAAGATCCCTTGCCCCCTACCCAGCaggccctggggggtgggggggagcttGTGGCTCCCGACTGGGGTTGGGTGGGCGGGCGGGAGGGGCCTTGGGACTGGTATTCTCAGGGGGTCCCCGAGGGCTGGGGGGCCTGCTCCCCATGA
- the ISOC2 gene encoding isochorismatase domain-containing protein 2, protein MAAVRPGLGRIVPGSSVLFLCDMQEKFRHSVAYFPQIVSVAARMLKVARLLAVPALLTEQYPQGLGPTVPELGAEGLRPVPKTCFSMVPALREELDARPQLRSVLLCGIEAQACILNTTLDLLDRGLQVHVVVDACSSRSQVDRLVALSRMRQSGAFLSTSEGLILQLVEDAAHPQFKEVQKVIKEPAPDSGLLGLVQGQNPLFR, encoded by the exons ATGGCGGCTGTCAGGCCCGGCCTGGGCCGGATCGTGCCCGGGTCGTCTGTCCTGTTCCTGTGCGACATGCAGGAGAAGTTCCGCCACAGCGTCGCATACTTCCCCCAGATCGTCAGCGTGGCCGCCCGCATGCTCAAG GTGGCCCGGCTGCTGGCGGTGCCGGCCCTGCTGACAGAGCAGTacccccagggcctgggccccacGGTGCCCGAGCTGGGGGCCGAGGGTCTGCGGCCCGTGCCCAAGACGTGCTTCAGCATGGTGCCCGCCCTGCGGGAGGAGCTGGACGCCCGGCCCCAGCTGCGCTCCGTGCTGCTCTGCGGCATCGAGGCACAGGCCTGCATCTTG AACACAACCCTGGATCTCCTGGACCGGGGCCTGCAGGTCCACGTGGTGGTGGATGCCTGCTCCTCCCGCAG CCAGGTGGACCGGCTGGTGGCCCTCTCGCGCATGCGGCAGAGTGGTGCCTTCCTGTCCACCAGCGAAGGGCTCATCCTGCAGCTCGTGGAGGACGCTGCCCACCCCCAGTTCAAGGAG GTCCAGAAGGTCATCAAGGAGCCCGCTCCGGACAGCGGGCTGCTGGGCCTCGTCCAAGGCCAGAACCCCCTCTTCAGGTGA
- the SHISA7 gene encoding protein shisa-7 isoform X1 — MPALLLLATLLLLASAAGPAGARPANASSPEPTGPLPALLAHLRRLTGALAGGGGAGGNGSRPGAAARAPPPAELCHGYYDVMGQYDATFNCSTGSYRYCCGTCHYRFCCEHRHMRLAQASCSNYDTPRWATTPPPLAGGAGGAGGAGGGPGPGQAGWLEGGRAGGAGGRGGEGPGGSTAYVVCGVISFALAVGVGAKVAFSKASRAPRAHREINTPRALVDILRHQAGPGTRPDRARSSSLTPGVGGPDSLAPRTPKNLYNTMKPSNLDNLHHNYLHLNINSPKHQATTLDWRAVPPPSPSLHYSTLSCSRSFHNLSHLPPSYEAAVKSELSRYSSLKRLAEKDLDEAYLKRRHAAEMPRGTLPLHALRRPGTGGGYRLDAWGGPEELGLAPAPHPRRVMSQEHLLGDGGRASRYEFTLPRARLVSQEHLLSSPEALRQSREHLLSPPRSPALPPEPAARAGLAASHSNLLLGPGGPPTPLHGLPPPSGLHAHHHHAWMADAGGGGGALAPRPPFQRQGTLEQLQFIPGHHLPQHLRTASKNEVTV; from the exons ATGCCGGCCCTGCTGCTCCTCGCGACGCTGCTGCTCCTGGCCTCGGCCGCCGGCCCGGCCGGGGCGCGCCCCGCCAACGCCTCGAGCCCGGAGCCTACGGGCCCGCTGCCCGCCCTGCTGGCGCACCTGCGGCGGCTCACCGGGGCGCTGGCGGGCGGCGGGGGCGCGGGGGGCAACGGCTCCAGGCCGGGCGCGGCGGCGCGGGCGCCCCCTCCGGCCGAGCTCTGCCACGGCTACTACGATGTCATGGGCCAGTACGACGCCACCTTCAACTGCAGCACCGGCTCCTACCGCTACTGCTGCGGCACCTGCCACTACCGCTTCTGCTGCGAGCACCGCCACATGCGCCTGGCGCAGGCCTCCTGCTCCAACTACGACACGCCGCGCTGGGCCACCACGCCGCCGCCGCTGGCGGGGGGCGCGGGGGGCGCGGGCGGCGCGGGCGGGGGGCCCGGGCCGGGCCAGGCCGGGTGGCTGGAGGGGGGCCGGGCGGGGGGCGCCGGGGGCCGCGGGGGCGAGGGCCCGGGGGGCAGCACGGCCTACGTGGTGTGCGGGGTCATCAGCTTCGCCCTGGCCGTGGGCGTCGGCGCCAAGGTGGCCTTCAGCAAGGCGTCGCGGGCGCCCCGGGCGCACCGGGAGATCAACACGCCCAG GGCTCTGGTCGATATTCTGAGGCACCAGGCGGGGCCTGGGACCCGCCCCGACCGGGCCAGAAGCAGCTCCCTGACCCCGGGGGTCGGGGGTCCCGACAGCCTGGCCCCGAGGACGCCCAAGAACCTGTACAACACCATGAAGCCCTCCAACCTCG ACAACCTGCACCACAACTACCTGCACCTCAACATCAACAGCCCCAAGCACCAGGCCACCACGCTGG ACTGGCGGGCTGTCCCACCACCCAGCCCGTCCCTGCACTACTCGACTCTCTCCTGTTCTCGGTCCTTCCACAATCTGTCGCATCTTCCCCCATCCTATGAGGCTGCTGTGAAGTCTGAACTCAGTCGCTACTCCTCCCTCAAGAGACTGG CCGAGAAGGACCTGGACGAGGCCTACCTGAAGCGGCGGCACGCGGCGGAGATGCCCCGCGGGACGCTGCCCCTGCACGCCCTGCGGCGCCCGGGCACGGGGGGCGGCTACCGCCTGGACGCCTGGGGCGGCCCCGAGGAGCTGGGCCTGGCGCCCGCGCCCCACCCGCGGCGCGTCATGTCGCAGGAGCACCTGCTGGGCGACGGGGGCCGCGCCTCGCGCTACGAGTTCACGCTGCCGCGCGCGCGCCTCGTGTCGCAGGAGCACCTGCTGTCCTCGCCCGAGGCCCTGCGCCAGAGCCGCGAGCACCTGCTCTCGCCCCCGCGCAGCCCCGCGCTGCCCCCCGAGCCCGCCGCCCGCGCCGGCCTGGCCGCCTCGCACTCCAACCTGCTGCTGGGGCCCGGGGGGCCGCCCACGCCGCTGCACGGGCTGCCCCCGCCGTCGGGCCTGCACGCGCACCACCACCACGCCTGGATGGCCGAcgcgggcgggggcgggggcgcgcTGGCCCCCAGGCCGCCCTTCCAGCGCCAGGGCACCCTGGAGCAGCTGCAGTTCATCCCCGGCCACCACCTGCCCCAGCACCTGCGCACCGCCAGCAAGAACGAGGTGACTGTCTGA
- the SHISA7 gene encoding protein shisa-7 isoform X2 yields MPALLLLATLLLLASAAGPAGARPANASSPEPTGPLPALLAHLRRLTGALAGGGGAGGNGSRPGAAARAPPPAELCHGYYDVMGQYDATFNCSTGSYRYCCGTCHYRFCCEHRHMRLAQASCSNYDTPRWATTPPPLAGGAGGAGGAGGGPGPGQAGWLEGGRAGGAGGRGGEGPGGSTAYVVCGVISFALAVGVGAKVAFSKASRAPRAHREINTPRALVDILRHQAGPGTRPDRARSSSLTPGVGGPDSLAPRTPKNLYNTMKPSNLDWRAVPPPSPSLHYSTLSCSRSFHNLSHLPPSYEAAVKSELSRYSSLKRLAEKDLDEAYLKRRHAAEMPRGTLPLHALRRPGTGGGYRLDAWGGPEELGLAPAPHPRRVMSQEHLLGDGGRASRYEFTLPRARLVSQEHLLSSPEALRQSREHLLSPPRSPALPPEPAARAGLAASHSNLLLGPGGPPTPLHGLPPPSGLHAHHHHAWMADAGGGGGALAPRPPFQRQGTLEQLQFIPGHHLPQHLRTASKNEVTV; encoded by the exons ATGCCGGCCCTGCTGCTCCTCGCGACGCTGCTGCTCCTGGCCTCGGCCGCCGGCCCGGCCGGGGCGCGCCCCGCCAACGCCTCGAGCCCGGAGCCTACGGGCCCGCTGCCCGCCCTGCTGGCGCACCTGCGGCGGCTCACCGGGGCGCTGGCGGGCGGCGGGGGCGCGGGGGGCAACGGCTCCAGGCCGGGCGCGGCGGCGCGGGCGCCCCCTCCGGCCGAGCTCTGCCACGGCTACTACGATGTCATGGGCCAGTACGACGCCACCTTCAACTGCAGCACCGGCTCCTACCGCTACTGCTGCGGCACCTGCCACTACCGCTTCTGCTGCGAGCACCGCCACATGCGCCTGGCGCAGGCCTCCTGCTCCAACTACGACACGCCGCGCTGGGCCACCACGCCGCCGCCGCTGGCGGGGGGCGCGGGGGGCGCGGGCGGCGCGGGCGGGGGGCCCGGGCCGGGCCAGGCCGGGTGGCTGGAGGGGGGCCGGGCGGGGGGCGCCGGGGGCCGCGGGGGCGAGGGCCCGGGGGGCAGCACGGCCTACGTGGTGTGCGGGGTCATCAGCTTCGCCCTGGCCGTGGGCGTCGGCGCCAAGGTGGCCTTCAGCAAGGCGTCGCGGGCGCCCCGGGCGCACCGGGAGATCAACACGCCCAG GGCTCTGGTCGATATTCTGAGGCACCAGGCGGGGCCTGGGACCCGCCCCGACCGGGCCAGAAGCAGCTCCCTGACCCCGGGGGTCGGGGGTCCCGACAGCCTGGCCCCGAGGACGCCCAAGAACCTGTACAACACCATGAAGCCCTCCAACCTCG ACTGGCGGGCTGTCCCACCACCCAGCCCGTCCCTGCACTACTCGACTCTCTCCTGTTCTCGGTCCTTCCACAATCTGTCGCATCTTCCCCCATCCTATGAGGCTGCTGTGAAGTCTGAACTCAGTCGCTACTCCTCCCTCAAGAGACTGG CCGAGAAGGACCTGGACGAGGCCTACCTGAAGCGGCGGCACGCGGCGGAGATGCCCCGCGGGACGCTGCCCCTGCACGCCCTGCGGCGCCCGGGCACGGGGGGCGGCTACCGCCTGGACGCCTGGGGCGGCCCCGAGGAGCTGGGCCTGGCGCCCGCGCCCCACCCGCGGCGCGTCATGTCGCAGGAGCACCTGCTGGGCGACGGGGGCCGCGCCTCGCGCTACGAGTTCACGCTGCCGCGCGCGCGCCTCGTGTCGCAGGAGCACCTGCTGTCCTCGCCCGAGGCCCTGCGCCAGAGCCGCGAGCACCTGCTCTCGCCCCCGCGCAGCCCCGCGCTGCCCCCCGAGCCCGCCGCCCGCGCCGGCCTGGCCGCCTCGCACTCCAACCTGCTGCTGGGGCCCGGGGGGCCGCCCACGCCGCTGCACGGGCTGCCCCCGCCGTCGGGCCTGCACGCGCACCACCACCACGCCTGGATGGCCGAcgcgggcgggggcgggggcgcgcTGGCCCCCAGGCCGCCCTTCCAGCGCCAGGGCACCCTGGAGCAGCTGCAGTTCATCCCCGGCCACCACCTGCCCCAGCACCTGCGCACCGCCAGCAAGAACGAGGTGACTGTCTGA